The Methylotenera sp. G11 genome includes a window with the following:
- the ccoN gene encoding cytochrome-c oxidase, cbb3-type subunit I — translation MSNSNVETFYDDYVIRRFTVMAVVWGVVGMLMGVIIAAQLAFPELNLGLPWTSFGRLRPLHTNAVIFAFGGCALFATSYYVVQRTSQTKLAFPLLARYTFWGYQAVIVAAAISLPLGYTQAKEYAELEWPIDLLLLVVWVMYAIVFFGTIAQRKIKHIYVANWFYGAFIIVVALLHIVNSAAIPAEWMKSYSAYAGVQDAMIQWWYGHNAVGFFLTAGFLGMMYYFVPKQAERPVYSYRLSIVHFWGLIFTYMWAGSHHLHYTALPDWTQSVGMVLSLILLAPSWGGMINGMMTMSGAWHKLRDDPILRFLIVSLSFYGMSTFEGPMMAIKTVNALSHYTDWTVGHVHSGALGWVGFVSMGSLYFLTPRLWGLKQMYSKKAIELHFWLATIGVVLYITAMWISGVTAGLMWRAMNDDGTLTYTFVESVKAMHPFYVIRMTGGLMYVSGMIIMLWNVIKTVQMGQATRARIPSTVVHA, via the coding sequence ATGAGTAACAGTAATGTAGAAACGTTTTACGACGACTACGTCATCCGTAGATTTACCGTGATGGCCGTAGTCTGGGGGGTGGTTGGCATGCTCATGGGCGTTATCATCGCCGCACAGCTTGCCTTTCCTGAACTAAACCTCGGTCTGCCATGGACAAGCTTCGGCCGTTTGCGTCCACTGCACACTAACGCGGTAATTTTTGCGTTTGGCGGCTGTGCCCTGTTTGCCACGTCTTACTACGTTGTGCAGCGCACCAGCCAAACCAAACTGGCCTTCCCGCTGCTGGCTCGCTACACGTTCTGGGGCTACCAGGCCGTGATCGTAGCTGCAGCCATCTCACTGCCTTTAGGCTACACGCAAGCTAAAGAGTACGCTGAACTGGAATGGCCAATCGACTTGCTGCTGCTGGTGGTTTGGGTCATGTATGCGATCGTGTTCTTTGGCACCATCGCTCAACGAAAAATCAAACATATCTACGTTGCTAACTGGTTTTACGGCGCATTCATTATCGTGGTGGCCTTGCTGCACATTGTTAACAGTGCCGCGATCCCTGCTGAATGGATGAAATCCTACTCAGCGTATGCCGGTGTTCAGGATGCCATGATTCAATGGTGGTATGGCCACAATGCTGTGGGCTTTTTCCTGACAGCAGGCTTCCTGGGCATGATGTACTACTTCGTACCTAAACAGGCTGAGCGCCCAGTGTACTCATACCGTTTATCTATCGTGCACTTCTGGGGTTTGATCTTCACTTACATGTGGGCGGGTTCACACCACCTGCACTACACCGCCTTGCCTGACTGGACACAATCAGTCGGCATGGTACTTTCACTGATCCTGCTGGCACCTAGCTGGGGCGGCATGATCAACGGTATGATGACAATGTCAGGCGCATGGCACAAACTGCGCGATGACCCGATCCTGCGCTTCCTGATCGTTTCCCTGTCTTTCTACGGCATGAGTACCTTTGAAGGCCCGATGATGGCGATTAAAACCGTGAATGCATTGTCACACTACACCGACTGGACTGTTGGTCACGTGCACTCAGGCGCTTTAGGCTGGGTTGGTTTCGTATCCATGGGTTCACTGTACTTCCTGACACCGCGCCTGTGGGGTCTGAAACAGATGTACAGCAAGAAAGCCATTGAACTGCACTTCTGGCTGGCGACGATCGGCGTGGTGCTGTACATCACCGCGATGTGGATCTCCGGCGTGACGGCTGGTCTGATGTGGCGTGCGATGAACGATGACGGCACCTTGACCTATACCTTTGTTGAATCTGTAAAAGCGATGCATCCGTTCTACGTGATCCGTATGACCGGTGGCCTGATGTACGTAAGCGGCATGATCATCATGTTATGGAACGTCATCAAAACAGTACAGATGGGGCAAGCGACACGCGCCAGAATACCTTCAACAGTTGTTCATGCTTAA
- the ccoO gene encoding cytochrome-c oxidase, cbb3-type subunit II — MSDKEQKGFTHEKIETNSFLMVVLILIVVSFGGLVEIVPLFFQKSTTQPVEGLKPYTPLQLAGRDIYIREGCYNCHSQMIRPFKAETLRYGHYSVAGEFVYDHPFQWGSKRTGPDLHRVGARYSDEWHRIHLINPRDLVPESVMPAYPWLEKNLVDAKNLPSHLRALKIAGVPYTDEEIKNSANEVYGKTEMEAVIAYLQVLGTALKQ; from the coding sequence ATGTCAGATAAAGAACAAAAAGGATTTACCCACGAGAAGATCGAAACCAACAGTTTCCTGATGGTTGTGCTGATTTTAATTGTGGTTTCATTCGGCGGTTTGGTTGAAATCGTTCCGCTGTTTTTCCAGAAATCAACCACGCAGCCGGTTGAAGGCCTCAAGCCTTACACACCGCTGCAACTGGCTGGACGCGACATTTACATCCGTGAAGGCTGCTACAACTGCCACTCACAGATGATCCGTCCATTCAAAGCAGAAACATTGCGCTATGGCCATTACTCGGTTGCAGGCGAGTTTGTTTATGACCACCCATTCCAATGGGGCAGTAAACGTACAGGTCCAGACCTGCACCGCGTTGGCGCCCGTTACAGCGATGAGTGGCATCGCATCCACCTGATCAACCCGCGTGACCTGGTGCCGGAATCAGTGATGCCTGCCTACCCCTGGCTGGAAAAAAATCTGGTTGATGCGAAAAACCTGCCGTCACACCTGCGCGCGCTGAAAATCGCCGGTGTGCCTTATACCGATGAAGAGATTAAAAACTCAGCAAACGAGGTATATGGCAAAACCGAAATGGAAGCCGTAATTGCTTACTTACAAGTGCTAGGTACAGCGCTCAAACAATAA
- a CDS encoding CcoQ/FixQ family Cbb3-type cytochrome c oxidase assembly chaperone yields the protein MDITDLRSIATVAALVTFVGIWVWAWSGRHKKDFDEAARLPLEGDE from the coding sequence ATGGACATTACTGATTTACGCAGTATAGCGACTGTCGCAGCCCTGGTTACTTTTGTGGGTATCTGGGTCTGGGCATGGTCTGGACGGCATAAAAAAGATTTTGACGAAGCGGCAAGACTGCCGCTTGAGGGAGATGAATAA
- the ccoP gene encoding cytochrome-c oxidase, cbb3-type subunit III: MSDFTSSFWPMFISAIVIGGIIFCLTVLFLTSKSHDAAHTGESTGHVYDEDIIEMNNPMPRWWMWMFIITCVFGVSYLFLYPGLGTYGGKLGWTQLKQYEQEVKETNDRIAPIYAKFTSMAPEDVAKDPKAMAIGERLFMNNCSQCHGSDAHGSRGFPNLTDKDWLYGGAPETIKETITNGRHGMMPPMAAAIGNADDVKNVANYVLSLSGSQHDANRAALGKEKFTACAACHGAEGKGNQTIGAPNLTDDIWLHGAGEAAIIERINNGKNNQMPAQGSRLTPEQIHVLASYVWRFSNNENNAQ, translated from the coding sequence ATGAGTGATTTTACAAGTAGTTTCTGGCCGATGTTTATTTCGGCCATCGTGATTGGCGGTATTATTTTCTGCCTGACTGTGCTGTTTCTTACCAGCAAATCACATGACGCAGCCCACACTGGCGAGTCTACAGGTCACGTATACGATGAAGACATCATCGAGATGAACAACCCGATGCCAAGATGGTGGATGTGGATGTTTATCATTACCTGTGTGTTCGGTGTCAGCTATCTGTTTCTGTACCCAGGTCTGGGAACTTACGGTGGTAAACTGGGCTGGACGCAACTGAAGCAATATGAACAGGAAGTGAAAGAAACCAACGACCGCATTGCACCTATCTACGCTAAATTTACATCTATGGCACCTGAAGACGTGGCTAAAGATCCAAAAGCAATGGCAATCGGCGAACGCCTGTTCATGAACAACTGCTCACAGTGTCACGGTTCTGATGCTCACGGCAGCCGCGGCTTCCCTAACCTGACAGATAAAGACTGGTTATATGGCGGCGCGCCTGAAACGATCAAGGAAACCATCACCAATGGCCGTCATGGCATGATGCCGCCAATGGCTGCAGCGATTGGCAATGCGGATGACGTGAAAAACGTTGCCAACTACGTATTAAGCCTTTCAGGCAGCCAGCATGACGCAAACCGTGCAGCACTGGGCAAAGAGAAATTCACAGCCTGCGCAGCTTGCCACGGCGCAGAAGGTAAAGGCAACCAGACAATCGGCGCGCCTAACCTGACAGATGACATCTGGCTGCATGGTGCCGGTGAAGCCGCTATTATCGAGCGTATCAACAACGGCAAGAATAACCAGATGCCGGCGCAAGGTTCACGTTTAACACCTGAACAGATTCATGTTCTCGCTTCTTACGTTTGGCGCTTTTCAAACAATGAAAACAACGCTCAGTAA
- the ccoG gene encoding cytochrome c oxidase accessory protein CcoG yields the protein MSNQKVKSRKVIPIAEDTSKPRSLYESQPKIYPRSISGYFKNMRWLTIWITQLVFYGTPWLMWNDRQAMLLDISTHRFYIFGLVLYPQDLIYLVVILIIAALALFLFTAVAGRLWCGFSCPQSVYTEIFLWMERKIEGDRAARMRLDGMKFGIKKFHKKFLKHAAWISFSLFTGFTFLGYFSPIRELLDNILQYRLSPWETFWILFYGFATYGNAGFLREQICKYMCPYARFQSAMFDNDTLIVTYDQERGEPRSGRSRKVDAKQSGLGDCIDCSFCVQVCPVGIDIRNGLQYECISCGLCVDACNSIMDKMEYPRGLIRFSTHNAVEKHWSQKQIIQKVMRPRVLIYSGLLLLLCIGFVASLAMRVPFKVDVIRDRGVMSRLVAGGKVENVYRLQITNASEKPETYRIGVNGLSGLTIASEGVFTVNPAESRMVAISLQIEDGSIKSGSHPVVFEIEAAGSKEKILEKSIFYMSH from the coding sequence GTGTCCAATCAGAAAGTAAAGTCCAGGAAAGTCATCCCTATTGCCGAAGACACCTCTAAACCAAGGTCTCTTTACGAATCCCAGCCAAAGATTTACCCGCGAAGCATTTCCGGATACTTCAAAAACATGCGCTGGCTCACCATCTGGATCACTCAGCTTGTTTTTTACGGCACACCCTGGCTCATGTGGAATGACAGGCAGGCCATGCTGCTTGATATCAGCACACACCGTTTTTACATCTTTGGCCTCGTGCTTTATCCGCAGGACCTGATTTACCTTGTCGTCATCCTGATCATTGCCGCACTGGCCCTGTTCCTGTTTACCGCCGTTGCCGGGCGGCTGTGGTGCGGGTTCTCGTGTCCGCAGTCAGTCTATACCGAAATATTCCTGTGGATGGAACGCAAGATCGAAGGCGACCGTGCGGCGCGCATGCGCCTAGATGGCATGAAGTTCGGTATCAAGAAATTCCATAAAAAATTCCTGAAACATGCCGCCTGGATCAGTTTCTCGCTGTTTACCGGGTTTACTTTCCTGGGGTATTTCTCACCAATACGTGAATTGCTGGATAATATCCTGCAATATCGCCTGAGCCCATGGGAAACCTTCTGGATCCTGTTTTACGGGTTTGCCACCTATGGCAATGCCGGTTTCCTGCGTGAACAGATCTGTAAGTACATGTGCCCTTATGCCCGCTTCCAGAGCGCAATGTTTGATAACGATACGCTGATCGTGACCTATGACCAGGAACGCGGCGAGCCGCGCAGCGGCCGTTCACGCAAAGTGGACGCAAAACAGTCAGGCCTGGGCGACTGCATTGACTGCAGCTTCTGCGTACAGGTATGCCCAGTCGGCATTGATATCCGCAACGGCTTGCAGTATGAATGCATCAGCTGCGGTTTGTGTGTGGATGCCTGCAACAGCATCATGGACAAGATGGAATACCCGCGCGGCCTGATCCGTTTTTCTACGCACAATGCCGTAGAAAAGCACTGGTCACAGAAACAGATCATCCAGAAAGTCATGCGTCCGCGTGTGCTGATTTACAGCGGTTTACTGTTATTGCTATGCATAGGCTTTGTAGCCTCCCTGGCGATGCGCGTACCTTTCAAAGTGGATGTCATCCGCGACCGGGGCGTGATGTCACGCCTGGTAGCCGGCGGCAAAGTCGAGAATGTCTACCGCCTGCAGATCACCAATGCCTCCGAGAAACCTGAAACCTACCGTATCGGCGTGAATGGCCTCAGCGGCCTGACCATCGCATCCGAAGGTGTTTTCACGGTTAACCCGGCTGAGTCACGTATGGTCGCCATAAGCCTGCAGATTGAAGACGGCTCGATCAAGAGTGGCTCGCACCCTGTTGTGTTCGAGATTGAAGCCGCAGGCTCAAAAGAAAAGATTCTCGAAAAATCCATTTTTTACATGTCGCATTAA
- a CDS encoding sulfite exporter TauE/SafE family protein: MQTALLYSALLMGIAGGPHCVAMCGAACTALTQSQQHPYGIYQYHLGRLCGYALLGAIATFAIQSIAWLSSYSSALHPLWTFFHVLIFFWGLLLVIYARQPIWVDRAGRNIWGHVKKLAVKRGGNFYVGMLWALMPCGLLYSALVIASFNAHPLGGALSMAAFALGSSISLFLAPWLWLKLKTNAIEPYGMRLAGLLLSAASAWAIWMELTHNTKVWCAT, from the coding sequence ATGCAGACAGCGCTTTTATATAGTGCCCTGCTCATGGGCATTGCAGGCGGGCCGCATTGCGTGGCGATGTGCGGTGCGGCATGCACGGCACTCACGCAATCCCAGCAGCATCCTTACGGCATATACCAATACCACCTGGGTCGGCTATGCGGATATGCACTGCTGGGGGCAATCGCGACATTTGCGATTCAGAGTATCGCCTGGCTTTCAAGCTACAGCTCTGCCCTGCACCCGCTGTGGACTTTTTTCCATGTGCTGATCTTCTTCTGGGGACTGTTACTGGTCATCTACGCGCGCCAGCCAATATGGGTAGACCGGGCAGGCCGCAATATCTGGGGCCATGTCAAAAAGCTGGCGGTAAAGCGTGGTGGGAATTTTTATGTGGGCATGCTCTGGGCATTGATGCCTTGTGGCCTGCTCTATTCGGCGCTAGTTATTGCATCATTCAATGCCCACCCGCTGGGCGGGGCATTGAGCATGGCGGCCTTCGCACTTGGCTCCAGTATATCGCTCTTTTTAGCGCCCTGGCTCTGGCTGAAGCTGAAAACCAACGCCATTGAACCCTATGGCATGCGGCTGGCCGGATTATTGTTAAGTGCTGCCAGCGCGTGGGCGATCTGGATGGAGCTGACACACAACACCAAGGTATGGTGCGCTACTTAA
- a CDS encoding TonB-dependent receptor, giving the protein MQKKLMAVLAASMVANVCYAEHNEAINLDEIEVRAPLIDSRILKHPATVETYDKKQIQDSVNAATPAQTLKYLPSIQVRERFIGDRNGIIATRTIGTLSSAQSMLYADGVLLSNLLGNSFAYPPRWGMVSPEEIESISMMYGPFSALYAGNSFGGVMSIATRMPDRFESHASMQAFTQNFKLYGTDESYNGSHLTASVGNKVNDFAFWLGVDYLKNEGQPMNFSTAALSTVAGGASPAVTGAYQDKSETNAERVVFGANSIDSTEQTNIKFKAAYDITSQIKASYTLGLWNMDGKTDVESYIRDSAGNAVYNGRVSFNGQRYDISGMNPAEAESLHVMQALDVKSSTHGFFDWQVTLSDYDYQRDRNSAANASANGSIAAGNPYITRTGRVTDMSGTGWTILDTRATLRPHDHTIDIGYHLDQYKLESETHNTADWSQGDKGTLNASARGETRTHALYAQDKWQITPQWALTLGGRAEHWQASDGQNKTTISSILKTADYQAVSATRFSPKLSLSFEPVPAWGFRAAFGQAFRFPTVSEMFQPLQNGAAAYFVEANPILKPEEVVAAEFSAERRFDNGLVRASLFSENKHDALISQTLANGSAIPYDTGTCTRAAGCSFIQSVDHIRTRGLELATQWQDVYLHGLDLQGSATFTDAEVLRNDAAPATVGNKPPRIPKNMFKAVATYHHGNNLTYSLAARYSGRQYNALDNSDINPDTFGGASKFFVMDVKATYKFANRITASLGIDNLNNYKAYVFHPYPQRTAYLQLKFDY; this is encoded by the coding sequence ATGCAGAAAAAACTTATGGCTGTTCTGGCCGCTTCGATGGTCGCTAATGTCTGTTACGCAGAGCATAACGAGGCCATTAACCTGGATGAAATCGAAGTGCGTGCGCCCCTGATCGATAGCCGTATCCTCAAGCATCCGGCTACCGTGGAGACTTATGATAAAAAGCAGATACAAGATAGCGTCAACGCTGCGACACCTGCGCAAACCCTGAAATACCTTCCCAGCATACAGGTACGCGAACGCTTCATCGGCGACCGCAACGGCATCATCGCAACCCGTACTATCGGCACGCTATCGAGTGCGCAGAGCATGCTGTATGCAGATGGCGTACTGCTGTCCAATTTATTGGGCAACTCGTTCGCGTATCCGCCGCGCTGGGGAATGGTAAGCCCGGAAGAAATAGAAAGCATCAGCATGATGTACGGGCCTTTCTCTGCACTTTATGCCGGCAACTCTTTCGGTGGTGTGATGAGCATTGCAACGCGCATGCCAGACCGGTTTGAATCGCACGCCAGTATGCAGGCTTTTACCCAGAATTTTAAGTTATACGGTACAGATGAAAGTTACAACGGCAGTCACCTGACTGCATCTGTCGGTAACAAGGTAAACGACTTTGCATTCTGGCTAGGGGTGGATTACCTCAAGAATGAAGGCCAGCCGATGAATTTCTCCACGGCTGCGCTTTCGACCGTTGCAGGTGGCGCCAGTCCGGCAGTGACCGGGGCTTACCAGGATAAAAGCGAGACGAATGCCGAACGTGTGGTGTTCGGTGCAAACAGTATCGATAGCACAGAGCAGACCAATATTAAATTCAAGGCGGCCTACGACATCACATCTCAAATCAAGGCGTCCTATACCCTGGGTTTATGGAATATGGACGGCAAGACCGACGTTGAAAGCTATATCAGGGATAGCGCGGGCAATGCGGTATATAACGGCCGGGTAAGTTTCAACGGCCAACGTTACGATATTTCCGGCATGAACCCGGCAGAGGCCGAGTCGCTGCATGTCATGCAAGCACTGGATGTCAAGTCCAGCACCCATGGCTTTTTTGACTGGCAGGTAACGCTATCTGACTATGATTACCAGCGGGACAGGAATAGTGCCGCCAATGCATCCGCTAACGGCTCAATCGCTGCGGGTAATCCATACATCACAAGAACCGGCCGAGTCACGGATATGTCCGGTACCGGCTGGACAATACTGGACACGCGCGCAACGCTGCGTCCGCATGACCATACGATAGACATCGGCTATCACCTGGACCAATACAAGCTGGAAAGCGAAACCCATAATACGGCAGACTGGTCGCAGGGAGATAAGGGCACGCTCAACGCTTCTGCCCGCGGCGAGACCAGAACCCATGCGCTGTATGCCCAGGATAAATGGCAGATTACGCCACAGTGGGCACTTACATTGGGCGGCCGTGCTGAGCATTGGCAGGCAAGTGATGGGCAGAATAAAACAACCATTTCCAGTATTCTGAAAACAGCCGATTATCAAGCGGTATCGGCAACCAGGTTCTCGCCGAAACTTTCCCTGAGTTTTGAGCCGGTTCCGGCCTGGGGTTTTCGTGCCGCTTTCGGGCAGGCATTCCGTTTCCCGACTGTGAGTGAAATGTTTCAGCCTTTGCAGAACGGAGCTGCCGCTTATTTTGTAGAAGCGAACCCGATCCTGAAGCCGGAGGAAGTGGTTGCTGCAGAGTTTTCGGCCGAGCGTCGCTTTGATAACGGCCTGGTCAGGGCCAGCCTGTTCAGTGAAAACAAGCATGATGCACTCATCTCGCAAACCCTGGCTAACGGCAGCGCCATTCCTTATGACACCGGCACCTGTACTAGGGCAGCAGGCTGCAGCTTTATTCAGAGCGTAGATCACATACGAACACGCGGCCTTGAGCTGGCGACGCAGTGGCAGGACGTCTATTTGCATGGCCTGGACCTGCAAGGCAGCGCCACGTTCACAGATGCTGAAGTGCTGCGCAACGATGCAGCGCCGGCGACGGTCGGCAATAAGCCGCCGCGCATCCCCAAAAATATGTTCAAGGCAGTGGCTACTTACCATCATGGGAATAATCTTACTTATAGCCTGGCAGCACGTTACAGCGGCAGGCAGTATAATGCCCTGGATAATAGCGACATTAATCCCGATACCTTTGGAGGCGCCAGCAAGTTTTTTGTCATGGACGTTAAAGCGACCTATAAATTTGCTAACCGCATTACCGCCAGCCTAGGGATTGATAACTTGAACAATTATAAAGCGTATGTGTTCCATCCCTATCCGCAACGTACCGCTTATCTACAACTAAAATTCGATTACTGA
- a CDS encoding ATP-binding protein produces the protein MDIDLPILEDPSRRNLQRLFLLRSVMIAFMLAATLALFYLHIPLPRYPVAFAVSGMLLLNLVTLLRLNKQNRHVNDREVLLQLLADLAALTVLFYYTGGYSNPLVWMYLLPLTVAAVALKRQYAWLLAAVAIACYSLLVFYYVPLSHLHMHDIAGKTLDIHLVGMWIGFVVSAGIIAFFVTKIGQSLREYDQLMASMREKSLESERVLSLGTLAASAAHELGTPLSTMAVVSKELANDLTHQPEQLQQLEILRTQINRCKEILSSITRNAGQSRADDGHGSGLREFLHEVTQRWRDTRPATELVISVCSHSSNPQIFTDRALIQALQNLLDNAADASPERILLHADWDADMLEISIRDFGPGITEEIKRQLGQPFFSSKNENGMGLGVYLTQMTLSRLGGELSISNHAEGGALTSVKLHLDKLRIHQPPSGQH, from the coding sequence ATGGATATCGACCTCCCTATTTTAGAAGACCCGTCACGCCGTAATTTGCAGCGTCTGTTCCTGTTGCGCAGCGTGATGATTGCATTCATGCTGGCTGCCACGCTGGCATTGTTTTACCTGCATATACCGCTGCCCAGGTATCCGGTCGCTTTCGCAGTAAGCGGCATGCTGCTGCTGAACCTGGTCACGCTGCTGCGCCTGAACAAACAGAACCGGCACGTCAATGACCGAGAGGTTCTGCTGCAACTGCTGGCTGACCTTGCGGCATTGACCGTATTGTTTTACTACACCGGCGGCTACAGCAACCCCTTGGTATGGATGTACCTACTGCCTCTCACCGTGGCGGCTGTTGCGTTAAAGCGCCAGTATGCCTGGCTGCTGGCGGCGGTCGCCATTGCCTGCTATTCATTGCTGGTGTTTTATTATGTTCCGCTCTCACATCTCCACATGCACGACATCGCCGGGAAAACACTGGATATTCACCTGGTAGGCATGTGGATAGGCTTTGTGGTGAGTGCCGGCATCATCGCCTTTTTTGTGACCAAAATCGGACAAAGCCTGCGCGAGTACGATCAGCTGATGGCGAGCATGCGGGAAAAATCGCTAGAAAGTGAGCGTGTACTCTCACTGGGAACGCTGGCAGCCAGTGCGGCACATGAACTCGGTACCCCACTTTCCACCATGGCCGTGGTGAGCAAGGAGCTGGCAAACGACCTCACCCATCAACCGGAGCAATTGCAGCAGCTGGAAATCCTGCGCACACAGATCAACCGCTGCAAGGAAATATTATCCTCGATCACCCGCAATGCCGGACAAAGCAGGGCCGATGACGGACATGGCTCGGGCTTACGCGAATTTCTGCACGAAGTCACTCAGCGCTGGCGTGACACACGCCCGGCCACAGAGCTGGTTATTTCCGTTTGCAGCCACAGCAGCAACCCGCAGATATTCACCGACCGGGCACTCATACAGGCCTTGCAGAATCTACTGGATAACGCTGCCGACGCTTCTCCTGAGCGCATATTGCTCCATGCGGACTGGGATGCAGATATGCTGGAAATCAGCATCAGGGACTTTGGTCCCGGCATTACCGAAGAAATCAAAAGACAGCTCGGCCAGCCTTTTTTCTCCTCCAAAAATGAAAACGGCATGGGCCTGGGTGTGTATTTAACCCAAATGACGCTCAGCAGATTAGGCGGGGAGCTAAGCATCAGCAACCACGCTGAAGGCGGCGCACTTACCTCCGTAAAATTGCATCTGGATAAGCTGCGCATTCATCAACCCCCTTCAGGTCAACATTGA